One window of the Pseudomonas sp. S04 genome contains the following:
- a CDS encoding DUF934 domain-containing protein, translating to MQRIIKNNEVIDETWHLLPKDFNIDEISNCDDYIVPLQLWREHGRMLLARDGGLGVWLDADEEAEEIGDDVDKFQVIALNFPAFTDGRNYSNARLLRDRYGFKGELRAIGDILRDQLFYLRRCGFDAYALRADKDPYEALESLKDFSVTYQAATDEPLPLFRRR from the coding sequence ATGCAGCGAATCATTAAGAACAACGAGGTCATCGACGAAACCTGGCACTTGCTGCCCAAGGATTTCAACATCGATGAGATCAGCAACTGCGACGACTACATCGTGCCGTTGCAACTGTGGCGCGAACACGGGCGCATGCTCCTGGCCCGTGATGGCGGCCTGGGCGTGTGGCTGGACGCCGATGAAGAAGCCGAGGAAATCGGTGACGACGTGGATAAATTCCAGGTCATCGCCCTCAATTTCCCGGCGTTCACCGACGGCCGCAACTACTCCAACGCCCGTTTGCTGCGCGACCGCTACGGCTTCAAAGGCGAGCTGCGGGCGATTGGCGACATCCTGCGCGACCAGTTGTTCTACCTGCGCCGCTGCGGGTTTGACGCCTACGCCTTGCGTGCCGACAAAGACCCGTACGAAGCGCTGGAAAGCCTCAAGGACTTCTCGGTGACCTACCAGGCCGCCACTGACGAACCGCTGCCGCTGTTCCGTCGCCGCTAA
- a CDS encoding dermonecrotic toxin domain-containing protein → MIESQEPKASDTHGVPITPMRDELKAAVEKALPLSPEQFAGQLIQTKWGADIAPLTTQLVTLNYNYHGHPAQNGVQQGRVANAQSLAQALLCNYQTVGDGRFGETAFGLYTPPDIGPQVRLVDHVDEFAYVGNGNHDTYEGIYRHTEPQTYGPLTQLRLRPADFKKWVWELELKDQYREYVERAWPSDEVIVAPGACALRTSVKAAFVMAAYLQRQENTLTRQGFELALRAAGLAPDQPWQQLAIEPLQALMHVPSPVEVARLVLYRYTASDIWSFRHRSSPRIILYIPGNSSPIHDFVDARALHRWIVEQGQDGERKRALAAHFAEDDRHDGTFHAGVLTALDGMAIYPRQHHLKQGHGFFNDDGYWDPAEYVHLEVVSPGTDPFAQLVLSMKQAANASIETIRDDAQVNRDNLSAVVEPIVQWINRFGPLALFVPGGEGLLVLAGIIDAGYGLDQAMNGKQPDDSSAGVTRVVFGLLNALPLLGAGAALKGEGAVETLPGPVARPAETPGEPVIRPEMPEVQPVEATPSGTTTRLALIRGIGAPVASFSDEVLHQIGNVSAVDDDMLRLMQAGRRPPTPLLADTISRFRIDQDLQRETLQAIPGEQAATALAMRFQARYDSFQHSDNEWVKLFQRQYPGLPKGAIEQLLDRSGVDIQAPPTVAESRRLLRRLDGKASQYRQHVRLNRAYEGLYLQSIQNPETDALALHSLQALPGWPKSLRIEVHEGSAAGRLLDQVGPFASHECRYLIKVARRYSGHDAQGVYRPDAHDVYQAVLDLLSESERDALQLQPLDAARGLRRKISERTLPRSELITGLSRMDSGLLFEAPGLRGGGYPATSQGAALTRDIEIVHVRSIYTGFTPAQAAEFLQNLGAGAMEQLARLEIQLSQLDLDLRQWVDQVLQEVDEMAIDFLVEGEEAAQGMDAAQIEEENLERVEEVLYLEQEARIELVSDLMSFWQKRGHVDTHVYSGAQLLGYKLDLDFEYFHSLPFLTAKFNDVVELSMKGFQLARPEGLEGFLGCFPNLRTLNMESVDLRQVNPHGVVEVRLPPAITRMPHLTTLNLKSTWLELTEQSAGQLSQLVRLQVLDLSDNPLGVPPLVFGMTDLRRLSLGGTGITHCPVGIPEQPSMELLDLSNNRISRFPPAVLVQAVARDRVRLWGNPLTDEDSLRRIITHREHTGLNLWLSAPDLSVTQPAVWLQRLPEAHVELKRLLWLRLVAKPRGARFLRTIEGLSRTADFRVAYSVIQARVWHLLSEADASEELWGVLSRDVALSTLDAENPFASFTRLENKVRLYRDWVHTGRPIPIEDLLGG, encoded by the coding sequence ATGATCGAGTCTCAAGAGCCCAAAGCCTCAGACACACACGGTGTCCCAATCACTCCCATGCGCGATGAGTTAAAGGCAGCGGTTGAAAAGGCTTTACCCCTGTCGCCGGAGCAGTTCGCCGGCCAACTCATTCAAACGAAATGGGGAGCAGACATTGCACCCCTGACCACGCAGTTGGTCACGCTCAACTACAACTATCACGGCCATCCTGCACAAAACGGGGTTCAGCAGGGTCGGGTAGCGAACGCCCAAAGCCTGGCTCAGGCGTTACTCTGCAACTACCAAACAGTGGGTGACGGGCGTTTCGGGGAAACCGCGTTCGGCTTGTACACGCCTCCCGATATCGGCCCGCAAGTACGGTTGGTCGACCATGTCGATGAGTTTGCCTATGTGGGTAATGGCAACCATGACACCTACGAAGGCATCTATCGCCACACGGAGCCGCAAACCTATGGTCCCTTGACGCAGCTAAGGCTGCGACCCGCCGATTTCAAGAAGTGGGTATGGGAACTGGAGCTCAAGGACCAATACCGTGAGTATGTGGAGCGGGCCTGGCCCTCGGATGAGGTGATCGTTGCGCCTGGCGCCTGTGCACTGAGGACGTCGGTCAAGGCGGCCTTTGTCATGGCCGCATACCTGCAACGGCAGGAAAACACCCTCACACGGCAGGGGTTCGAACTGGCCTTGCGGGCCGCGGGTTTGGCGCCGGATCAACCGTGGCAGCAACTGGCGATCGAGCCGTTGCAGGCACTCATGCACGTCCCCAGCCCGGTCGAAGTCGCACGATTGGTACTTTATCGTTACACCGCCAGCGATATCTGGAGTTTCCGCCACCGTTCCAGCCCCAGGATCATTCTGTACATCCCGGGCAACTCCTCACCGATCCATGACTTCGTCGATGCCAGGGCCTTGCACCGCTGGATCGTGGAGCAGGGCCAGGATGGGGAGCGAAAGCGGGCGCTGGCGGCTCACTTTGCCGAGGACGACCGCCATGACGGTACCTTTCATGCCGGTGTGTTGACCGCACTGGATGGTATGGCGATATACCCGCGCCAACACCATCTGAAACAGGGCCACGGATTCTTCAACGACGACGGGTACTGGGACCCGGCCGAGTATGTTCATCTTGAAGTGGTGTCTCCAGGCACCGATCCTTTCGCACAGCTAGTCCTGAGCATGAAGCAGGCGGCGAATGCCAGCATTGAAACCATTCGCGATGATGCGCAAGTCAATCGGGATAACCTGAGTGCGGTGGTCGAACCCATTGTGCAATGGATCAACAGGTTCGGACCTTTGGCCCTGTTTGTGCCGGGGGGTGAGGGCTTGTTGGTGTTGGCCGGGATTATCGATGCCGGGTATGGGCTGGACCAGGCAATGAATGGCAAGCAGCCGGATGATTCATCCGCGGGCGTGACCCGCGTGGTGTTTGGTTTGCTCAATGCGCTGCCGCTGCTGGGTGCGGGTGCGGCACTCAAGGGCGAGGGGGCCGTGGAGACGCTGCCAGGGCCGGTGGCCCGGCCTGCGGAGACCCCGGGAGAACCTGTCATCAGGCCCGAGATGCCCGAGGTACAGCCTGTGGAAGCCACACCGTCAGGCACTACCACGCGCCTGGCGTTGATACGCGGTATCGGCGCGCCGGTGGCGTCATTCAGCGATGAGGTACTGCACCAGATCGGCAATGTCAGCGCGGTCGACGACGATATGCTGCGGTTGATGCAGGCGGGGCGCCGTCCGCCGACGCCGCTGTTGGCTGATACCATCAGCCGTTTCAGGATCGATCAGGATCTTCAGCGCGAAACCCTGCAGGCGATCCCCGGGGAACAGGCCGCCACTGCCCTGGCGATGCGCTTTCAGGCGCGATATGACAGCTTCCAGCACTCTGACAATGAATGGGTGAAGCTGTTTCAACGTCAGTACCCGGGCTTGCCTAAAGGCGCCATAGAACAACTGCTCGACCGGTCAGGCGTGGATATTCAGGCGCCGCCGACAGTGGCCGAAAGCCGGCGCCTGCTCCGGCGGCTGGATGGCAAGGCCAGCCAGTATCGGCAACACGTGCGGCTCAATCGTGCCTATGAAGGGCTTTACCTTCAATCCATTCAAAACCCGGAGACTGACGCACTGGCGCTGCACTCTCTGCAAGCGTTGCCCGGATGGCCGAAGTCGCTGCGTATCGAGGTGCACGAGGGGTCAGCGGCGGGACGCCTCCTGGATCAGGTCGGGCCGTTCGCGTCCCATGAATGCAGGTACCTGATCAAAGTGGCTCGCCGATATAGCGGGCACGATGCGCAGGGTGTCTATCGGCCGGACGCCCACGATGTCTATCAGGCTGTTCTCGACCTGCTGTCAGAGTCCGAACGTGATGCGTTGCAGCTGCAACCGCTGGATGCCGCGCGCGGCCTGAGGCGGAAAATCAGCGAGCGGACACTGCCGCGTTCCGAACTCATCACCGGGCTTTCGCGAATGGACTCCGGGCTGCTTTTCGAGGCGCCAGGGCTGCGAGGCGGAGGTTATCCGGCGACCTCGCAGGGGGCGGCGTTGACTCGGGATATCGAGATCGTTCACGTCAGGTCGATTTACACCGGTTTTACTCCGGCGCAGGCCGCTGAGTTTCTGCAGAACCTGGGCGCCGGGGCGATGGAGCAACTGGCACGGCTGGAAATACAACTGAGCCAACTCGATCTCGATTTACGCCAATGGGTCGACCAGGTCCTGCAGGAAGTCGACGAAATGGCTATCGATTTTCTGGTCGAGGGCGAAGAGGCGGCGCAGGGGATGGATGCGGCCCAGATTGAGGAGGAGAACCTGGAGCGTGTCGAAGAGGTGCTTTACCTTGAGCAAGAGGCGCGGATTGAGCTGGTGTCCGACTTGATGAGCTTCTGGCAAAAACGCGGGCATGTCGACACTCATGTCTATTCGGGCGCGCAACTGCTGGGCTACAAACTGGACCTGGACTTCGAGTACTTTCATTCACTGCCGTTTCTGACGGCAAAGTTCAATGACGTCGTCGAGTTGTCCATGAAAGGTTTCCAGCTGGCGCGACCAGAGGGGCTGGAAGGTTTCCTGGGGTGCTTTCCCAATCTGCGCACCTTGAACATGGAGAGCGTCGACCTGCGACAGGTCAATCCCCACGGTGTAGTTGAGGTGCGCTTGCCGCCTGCGATTACTCGCATGCCCCACCTCACCACACTGAACCTCAAGTCGACCTGGCTGGAACTGACCGAGCAATCGGCGGGGCAGTTGTCTCAGTTGGTGCGTTTGCAGGTGCTGGACTTGAGCGATAATCCGCTGGGCGTCCCGCCGCTGGTGTTTGGCATGACGGATTTACGCAGGTTGAGCCTCGGCGGTACCGGCATTACCCATTGTCCCGTTGGTATTCCTGAACAACCCTCCATGGAATTGCTGGACCTCAGTAACAACCGGATTTCCCGGTTTCCCCCTGCCGTCCTGGTCCAGGCCGTGGCCAGGGACCGGGTCCGCCTGTGGGGCAATCCACTGACGGACGAGGACAGCCTGCGGCGCATCATTACCCATCGAGAACACACCGGCCTGAATCTTTGGTTGAGCGCCCCCGACCTGAGTGTCACGCAACCGGCGGTGTGGTTGCAGCGCCTGCCTGAGGCCCATGTCGAGCTGAAGCGTTTGCTATGGCTGCGGCTGGTCGCCAAGCCCCGGGGAGCGCGTTTTTTGCGAACGATAGAGGGCCTGAGCCGCACCGCTGATTTTCGGGTGGCCTATTCAGTGATCCAGGCGAGAGTCTGGCATTTGTTGAGTGAGGCCGATGCCTCGGAGGAGTTGTGGGGGGTGTTGAGCAGGGATGTCGCGCTGTCGACGCTGGATGCCGAGAACCCCTTCGCCAGTTTCACGCGGCTGGAGAACAAGGTCAGGTTGTACAGGGACTGGGTCCACACCGGCAGGCCGATTCCGATCGAGGATCTGTTGGGAGGCTGA
- a CDS encoding nitrite/sulfite reductase: MYVYDEYDQRIIEDRVKQFRDQTRRYLAGELSEEEFRPLRLQNGLYIQRFAPMLRVAVPYGQLTSRQTRMMAKIARDYDKGYAHISTRQNVQFNWPALEDIPDILAELATVQMHAIQTSGNCLRNVTTDQFAGVASDELIDPRPWCEIVRQWTTFHPEFAYLPRKFKIAINGSTSDRAAIEVHDIGLEPVHNAAGELGFRVLVGGGLGRTPVVGAFINEFLPWQDLLSYLDAILRVYNRYGRRDNKYKARIKILVKALTPEVFAQKVDAEMEHLRGGQTTLTEAEVQRVAKHFVDPDYKALDNQSAELAALDQQHPGFARWRTRNTLAHKKPGYVAVTLSLKPTGVAPGDLTDKQLDAVADLADRFSFGQLRTSHEQNIILADVEQSQLFTLWGELREQGFATPNIGLLTDIICCPGGDFCSLANAKSIPIAESIQRRFDDLDYLFDIGELDLNISGCMNACGHHHVGHIGILGVDKKGEEFYQVSLGGSASRDASLGKILGPSFAQDAMPDVISKLIDVYVEQRTEDERFIDTYQRIGIDLFKERVYAANH; this comes from the coding sequence ATGTACGTATACGACGAGTACGATCAGCGGATCATCGAGGACCGCGTCAAGCAGTTCCGTGATCAGACCCGACGCTATCTGGCAGGCGAGCTGAGCGAAGAAGAATTCCGCCCCCTGCGCCTGCAAAATGGCCTTTATATCCAGCGCTTCGCCCCGATGCTGCGGGTTGCCGTGCCTTATGGCCAACTGACTTCGCGGCAGACGCGAATGATGGCCAAGATCGCTCGCGACTACGACAAGGGTTATGCCCACATCAGTACCCGGCAGAACGTGCAGTTCAACTGGCCGGCACTGGAAGACATTCCAGACATCCTGGCTGAGCTGGCCACCGTGCAGATGCACGCCATCCAGACCAGCGGCAACTGCCTGCGCAACGTCACCACCGACCAGTTTGCCGGCGTGGCCTCCGACGAGTTGATCGATCCGCGCCCGTGGTGCGAGATCGTCCGCCAGTGGACCACCTTCCACCCGGAATTCGCCTACCTGCCGCGCAAGTTCAAGATTGCGATCAACGGTTCGACTTCCGACCGCGCCGCCATCGAAGTCCATGACATTGGCCTGGAGCCGGTGCACAACGCCGCAGGCGAACTGGGTTTCCGCGTGCTGGTTGGCGGCGGCCTCGGGCGTACGCCAGTGGTGGGTGCGTTCATCAATGAATTCCTGCCGTGGCAAGACCTGTTGAGCTACCTCGACGCCATCCTGCGTGTGTACAACCGCTATGGCCGTCGCGACAACAAGTACAAGGCGCGGATCAAGATTCTGGTCAAGGCCCTGACGCCGGAAGTCTTCGCCCAGAAAGTCGACGCGGAAATGGAGCACCTGCGCGGTGGCCAGACCACCCTGACCGAAGCCGAAGTGCAGCGTGTCGCCAAGCATTTCGTCGACCCGGACTACAAGGCCCTGGACAACCAGAGCGCCGAACTGGCCGCACTCGACCAGCAACACCCAGGCTTCGCTCGCTGGCGCACCCGCAACACCCTGGCCCACAAGAAGCCGGGTTATGTTGCCGTGACCCTGTCGCTCAAGCCTACCGGCGTTGCCCCGGGCGACCTGACCGACAAACAGCTGGACGCAGTGGCCGACCTGGCCGATCGCTTCAGCTTTGGTCAACTGCGCACCTCCCACGAGCAGAACATCATTCTCGCCGACGTCGAGCAGAGCCAATTGTTCACCCTGTGGGGCGAGTTGCGCGAGCAAGGATTTGCCACGCCGAACATCGGCCTGCTGACTGACATCATCTGCTGCCCGGGGGGTGACTTCTGCTCCCTGGCCAATGCCAAGTCGATCCCGATTGCCGAATCGATCCAGCGTCGCTTCGATGACCTGGACTACCTGTTCGACATCGGTGAACTGGACCTGAACATCTCCGGCTGCATGAACGCCTGTGGTCACCACCACGTCGGCCACATCGGCATCCTCGGGGTGGACAAGAAAGGTGAAGAGTTCTACCAGGTGTCCCTGGGTGGCAGCGCCAGCCGCGACGCCAGCCTGGGCAAGATCCTCGGCCCGTCCTTCGCCCAGGACGCCATGCCGGACGTGATCTCGAAGCTGATCGATGTGTACGTGGAACAACGTACCGAAGACGAGCGCTTCATCGACACCTATCAACGTATCGGCATCGACCTCTTCAAGGAACGCGTCTATGCAGCGAATCATTAA
- a CDS encoding ABC transporter substrate-binding protein — protein MFRFVWGILLTLCAVFGPGAQAASVVFLNPGTTMEVFWVSYSQFMQAAARDLGMDLQVRYSERVAQSTIEQAREVLLGPNRPDYLVFVNEQYVAPEILRLSQGSGVKLFMVNNALTADQLALLGDAREKYPDWLGSLVPNDEEGGYLMLKELIRQHPPVAPGQKLELLAFSGLKITPSAQLREKGMQRALREHPEVQLRQMVYGAWKRERAHEQAAQLFKRYPGVSLVWAANDEMAFGAMQAYEEIGGQPGKGVLFSAVNTSPAALQALLDGRLSVLVGGHFSLGGWALVQLHDYDQGVAVEQYGGRDRQIPLLQLIDRNQARRMLALRDSQGYGVNFRSLSAKGRPTSYRYPFSLQTLMR, from the coding sequence ATGTTCAGGTTCGTGTGGGGGATTTTACTGACGCTTTGCGCGGTCTTCGGACCCGGCGCGCAAGCGGCGTCGGTGGTATTCCTCAATCCGGGAACCACCATGGAAGTGTTCTGGGTCAGCTACAGCCAATTCATGCAGGCGGCCGCTCGCGACCTGGGCATGGACCTGCAGGTCCGTTATTCCGAGCGCGTGGCGCAATCCACCATCGAGCAGGCACGCGAAGTGCTGCTGGGCCCCAACCGCCCGGATTACCTGGTGTTCGTCAACGAACAGTATGTCGCCCCAGAAATCCTGCGCCTGTCCCAGGGCAGCGGGGTCAAGCTGTTCATGGTCAACAATGCCCTGACCGCCGACCAACTGGCGTTGCTCGGTGACGCGCGGGAAAAATACCCCGACTGGCTCGGTAGCCTGGTGCCCAACGACGAGGAGGGCGGCTACCTGATGCTCAAGGAACTGATCCGCCAACATCCGCCCGTCGCCCCCGGCCAGAAGCTGGAGTTGCTGGCGTTTTCCGGGCTGAAGATCACCCCGTCCGCGCAGTTGCGCGAGAAAGGCATGCAACGTGCGCTGCGTGAGCATCCCGAGGTGCAATTGCGACAGATGGTCTATGGCGCCTGGAAGCGCGAGCGCGCCCATGAGCAGGCGGCACAACTGTTCAAGCGTTACCCTGGGGTATCGCTGGTCTGGGCCGCCAATGACGAGATGGCCTTCGGCGCCATGCAGGCTTACGAGGAGATCGGTGGGCAACCGGGCAAGGGCGTCTTGTTCAGCGCGGTGAATACCTCGCCGGCGGCGTTGCAGGCGTTGCTGGACGGGCGTTTGAGCGTGTTGGTAGGCGGCCATTTCAGCCTCGGCGGCTGGGCCCTGGTGCAGTTGCATGACTATGACCAGGGCGTGGCCGTCGAACAGTACGGCGGGCGCGACCGGCAAATACCACTGTTGCAACTGATCGACCGCAACCAGGCCCGGCGCATGCTGGCGCTGCGCGACAGCCAGGGCTACGGAGTGAATTTCCGCAGCCTGTCGGCCAAGGGCCGTCCAACCAGTTACCGCTATCCGTTCAGCCTGCAGACCCTGATGCGCTGA
- a CDS encoding acyl-CoA synthetase — protein sequence MSIYEQGLSPVPVNHIALSPLSFIERTASIYPHYPAVIHGSLRRTWKQTYDRCRCLASALAGRGIGQGDTVAVMLPNIPEMLEVHFGVPMIGAVLNPLNVRLDAEAIAFMLQHGEARVLITDREFHGVIHAALGMLDHPPLVIDVNDPEYGEGEAVSELDYEALLAEGDPDFAWQWPADEWQAISLNYTSGTTGNPKGVVYHHRGAYLNSLGNQMTWSIGNHPVYLWTLPMFHCNGWCYPWTITALAGVHVFLRRVDPQRILNLIREHQVTHLCGAPIVLNALVNMPESAKAAIDHPVNAMVAGAAPPAKVIGAVEEMGIKVTHVYGLTETYGPVTLCAWHAEWDELALDERAQIKSRQGVRYPTLEGVMVGDSRTLAPTPRDGQTIGEVFMRGNTVMKGYLKNPTATAEAFAGGWFHTGDLAVCHPDGYIEIKDRLKDIIISGGENISTIELEGVLYRHPGVLEAAVVARPDEKWGETPCAFITLKADHQDVSEADIIAFCRDHLAGFKVPRSVVFTLLPKTSTGKIQKYLLRERAQAL from the coding sequence ATGTCGATTTATGAACAAGGGCTCAGCCCTGTCCCGGTCAATCACATCGCCTTGTCGCCCCTGAGTTTCATCGAGCGCACTGCCAGCATCTACCCCCACTACCCCGCTGTGATCCACGGCTCGCTGCGCCGTACCTGGAAGCAGACCTACGATCGTTGCCGCTGCCTGGCTTCGGCTCTGGCCGGGCGCGGAATAGGCCAGGGCGATACGGTGGCGGTGATGCTGCCGAACATTCCCGAGATGCTCGAAGTGCATTTCGGCGTGCCGATGATTGGCGCCGTGCTCAACCCGCTCAACGTGCGCCTGGATGCCGAAGCCATCGCCTTCATGCTCCAGCATGGCGAAGCCCGTGTACTGATCACCGACCGTGAATTCCACGGGGTGATCCACGCGGCGCTGGGCATGCTCGATCATCCGCCGCTGGTGATCGATGTCAACGATCCGGAGTACGGCGAAGGCGAGGCTGTCAGCGAGCTGGACTATGAAGCGCTGCTGGCCGAAGGCGACCCGGACTTTGCCTGGCAGTGGCCGGCGGACGAATGGCAGGCCATTTCGCTGAACTACACCTCCGGCACCACCGGCAATCCCAAGGGCGTGGTGTACCACCATCGAGGGGCTTACCTGAACTCCCTGGGCAACCAGATGACCTGGTCCATCGGCAACCACCCGGTGTACCTCTGGACCCTGCCGATGTTCCATTGCAACGGTTGGTGCTATCCCTGGACCATCACCGCGCTGGCCGGCGTGCACGTGTTCCTGCGCCGGGTCGATCCGCAGCGCATCCTCAACCTGATCCGCGAGCACCAGGTCACGCACCTGTGCGGCGCGCCCATCGTGCTCAACGCGCTGGTCAACATGCCCGAGTCGGCGAAGGCGGCCATCGATCACCCGGTCAACGCCATGGTCGCGGGTGCCGCACCGCCGGCCAAGGTGATTGGCGCCGTGGAAGAAATGGGCATCAAGGTCACCCATGTCTATGGCCTGACCGAAACCTATGGCCCGGTGACGCTGTGCGCCTGGCACGCCGAATGGGACGAACTGGCCCTGGATGAACGGGCCCAGATCAAGTCCCGCCAGGGGGTGCGTTACCCGACGCTGGAGGGCGTGATGGTCGGCGACTCGCGGACCCTGGCGCCCACCCCGCGCGACGGCCAGACCATCGGCGAAGTCTTCATGCGCGGCAACACGGTGATGAAGGGCTACCTGAAGAACCCTACCGCCACCGCCGAGGCGTTCGCGGGCGGCTGGTTCCACACTGGCGACCTGGCGGTGTGTCATCCGGACGGCTACATCGAGATCAAGGACCGGCTCAAGGACATCATCATTTCCGGCGGCGAGAACATTTCCACCATCGAACTCGAAGGTGTGTTGTATCGCCACCCCGGCGTGCTGGAAGCGGCGGTGGTCGCCCGTCCCGATGAGAAGTGGGGAGAAACCCCCTGCGCCTTTATCACCCTGAAGGCCGATCACCAGGACGTCAGCGAGGCCGACATCATCGCTTTCTGCCGCGACCACCTGGCCGGTTTCAAGGTGCCGCGCAGCGTGGTCTTCACCCTGCTGCCGAAGACCTCCACCGGCAAGATCCAGAAGTACCTCCTGCGCGAGCGGGCCCAGGCCCTGTAA
- a CDS encoding DUF2970 domain-containing protein: MDDPIDNKPPSFWQMLHSVMAAAFGVQSGKNRARDFTHGKPSHFVLLGIIFTAVFALTLFAIVKLVVHLAGV; this comes from the coding sequence ATGGACGATCCAATCGACAACAAGCCCCCCAGCTTCTGGCAGATGCTCCACAGCGTGATGGCGGCGGCCTTTGGCGTACAAAGCGGGAAGAACCGCGCCCGCGACTTTACCCACGGCAAGCCGAGTCATTTTGTGCTGCTGGGGATCATATTCACGGCGGTGTTTGCCCTGACCCTGTTTGCCATCGTCAAGCTGGTGGTGCATCTGGCCGGGGTCTAG
- a CDS encoding acyl-CoA dehydrogenase C-terminal domain-containing protein, protein MPEFNAPLRDMRFVLHEVFDAQALWARLPALAETVDAATADAILEEAAKVTGQLIAPLNRSGDEQGAQWHEGLVSTPEGFQQAYATYIEGGWVGLSGNPDFGGMGMPKMLAVQFEEMLYAANSSFALYSALSSGACLALDAHASDALKRLYLPPMYEGRWAGSMCLTEAHAGTDLGIVRSRAEPQADGSYRISGSKIFITGGDQDLTENIIHLVLAKLPDAPPGPKGLSLFVVPKVLVNPDGSLGAANAVSCGSIEHKMGIKASATCVINFDGASAWLVGEANKGLAAMFTMMNYERLSVGIQGIGCAAASYQNAVAYARDRLQGRAANGASAPAQVADPIIVHPDVRRMLLSIKAMTEGGRAFASYVGQQLDLAKFSPDPAEQDRAQALVALLTPVAKAFFTDTGLESCIHGQQVFGGHGYIREWGQEQLVRDVRIAQIYEGTNGIQALDLLGRKVLADGGVTLRLFTGEIHQFAQQPDAPYRTQLIEAVQRLEDLSDWLEDQAANNRNEIGAASVEYLHLFGYVAYAWLWARMAQVAKHKLQDDPGFYGAKLATAKFYMQRLLPRVLGLEQAIRAGSQPLFDLSAEQF, encoded by the coding sequence ATGCCCGAATTCAACGCCCCGTTGCGCGACATGCGCTTTGTCCTGCATGAAGTGTTCGACGCCCAGGCCTTGTGGGCGCGCCTGCCGGCTTTGGCCGAGACGGTCGACGCCGCCACCGCCGATGCCATTCTCGAGGAGGCCGCCAAAGTCACCGGCCAACTGATCGCCCCATTGAATCGCAGTGGCGACGAACAGGGTGCCCAGTGGCACGAGGGCCTGGTCAGCACTCCCGAGGGTTTCCAGCAGGCCTATGCCACCTACATCGAAGGCGGCTGGGTCGGCCTGTCCGGCAATCCCGACTTCGGCGGCATGGGCATGCCCAAGATGCTCGCCGTGCAGTTCGAGGAAATGCTCTACGCTGCCAACTCAAGCTTCGCCCTGTACAGCGCCCTGAGTTCCGGAGCCTGCCTGGCCCTGGACGCCCACGCCAGCGACGCCCTCAAACGCCTCTACCTGCCACCCATGTATGAAGGCCGCTGGGCCGGCTCCATGTGCCTGACCGAAGCCCATGCCGGCACCGACCTGGGGATTGTCCGCAGCCGCGCCGAACCCCAGGCCGATGGCAGCTATCGGATCAGCGGCAGCAAGATCTTCATCACCGGAGGCGACCAGGACCTGACCGAAAACATCATCCACCTGGTCCTGGCCAAGCTGCCGGATGCGCCGCCCGGTCCCAAGGGTCTCTCGCTGTTTGTGGTGCCCAAGGTGCTGGTCAACCCGGACGGTTCCCTCGGCGCGGCCAACGCGGTGAGCTGTGGTTCGATCGAACACAAGATGGGTATCAAGGCCTCGGCCACCTGCGTGATCAACTTCGACGGCGCCAGCGCCTGGCTGGTGGGCGAAGCCAACAAGGGGTTGGCGGCGATGTTCACCATGATGAACTACGAGCGCCTGTCCGTCGGCATCCAGGGCATCGGCTGCGCCGCAGCCTCGTACCAGAACGCCGTGGCCTACGCCCGTGACCGCCTGCAGGGTCGGGCAGCCAACGGGGCCAGTGCTCCGGCGCAGGTCGCCGATCCGATCATCGTCCACCCCGATGTGCGGCGCATGCTGCTGAGCATCAAGGCCATGACCGAGGGCGGCCGGGCGTTCGCCAGTTACGTCGGGCAACAGCTGGACCTGGCGAAGTTCTCCCCCGACCCTGCCGAGCAGGACCGCGCCCAGGCCCTGGTGGCCCTGCTGACGCCAGTGGCCAAGGCGTTCTTCACCGACACCGGCCTGGAAAGCTGCATCCACGGCCAGCAAGTGTTCGGCGGCCATGGCTACATCCGGGAGTGGGGCCAGGAGCAACTGGTGCGAGACGTGCGCATCGCGCAGATCTACGAAGGCACCAATGGCATCCAGGCCCTGGACCTGCTGGGGCGCAAGGTGCTGGCTGACGGCGGCGTGACGTTGCGCCTGTTCACCGGGGAAATCCACCAGTTCGCCCAACAACCGGATGCGCCCTACCGCACGCAATTGATCGAGGCGGTGCAACGCCTGGAAGACCTCAGCGACTGGCTGGAAGACCAGGCCGCGAACAATCGCAACGAAATCGGCGCGGCCTCGGTGGAGTACCTGCACCTGTTCGGCTATGTCGCCTACGCCTGGCTCTGGGCACGCATGGCCCAGGTGGCGAAACACAAGCTGCAGGACGACCCCGGGTTCTACGGCGCAAAACTGGCCACCGCCAAGTTCTACATGCAGCGCCTGCTGCCACGGGTGTTGGGCCTGGAGCAAGCGATTCGTGCTGGCAGCCAGCCGTTGTTCGACCTCAGCGCCGAACAGTTCTGA